One region of Blattabacterium cuenoti genomic DNA includes:
- a CDS encoding LptF/LptG family permease — protein sequence MLIKKFDLYMIRLFIIPFLAVFSIIFIVFMIQFFWSQIDELTGKNINIFIIIKFIFYFGVSIIPLITPIALLFTSIITFGELSENKELEVIKYSGISLFRVMKPILWITFILSIVLYFFSDFIIPKAKMKTRKLGYKISLAHPYFKLKEGVFVKILPDFFIKVDKKLKNNKLHNIFIFFYGKNSLVNTIFSKKGSIKNIENKSIQLKLVHGILYSENDNFSKKEQSSYQIIEFDTLIQNFQIPSEEKIINLNEYYNYYKNLNTKKLIKKINFLKKKKNSFFEKKYLLNLQLELQKKFTFPVTCIMMFLIGAPLGAIIRKGGIGYPTIVALAIFIIYYILLTITQNKVEKNEITPWIGAWIPNFIFFPVSIWMTYKTVMDDFYIKI from the coding sequence ATGCTAATAAAAAAGTTTGATTTATATATGATTCGTTTATTTATAATTCCTTTTTTAGCTGTTTTCTCTATAATATTTATTGTATTTATGATTCAGTTTTTTTGGAGTCAGATAGATGAATTAACAGGTAAAAACATAAATATTTTTATTATAATAAAATTTATATTTTATTTTGGTGTATCTATTATTCCATTAATTACTCCTATAGCTTTATTATTTACTTCTATTATAACTTTCGGAGAATTATCAGAAAATAAAGAATTGGAAGTAATTAAATATTCTGGAATATCTCTTTTTCGTGTCATGAAACCTATTTTATGGATAACCTTTATACTATCCATAGTATTGTATTTTTTTTCCGATTTTATTATTCCAAAAGCAAAAATGAAAACTAGAAAATTAGGATATAAAATATCATTAGCTCATCCATATTTCAAATTAAAAGAAGGAGTTTTTGTTAAAATATTACCTGATTTTTTTATAAAAGTAGATAAAAAATTAAAAAACAATAAATTACATAATATATTTATTTTTTTTTATGGTAAAAATTCACTTGTAAATACTATTTTTTCTAAAAAAGGATCAATAAAAAATATTGAAAATAAATCTATTCAATTAAAGTTAGTTCATGGAATTTTATATAGTGAAAATGATAATTTTTCAAAAAAAGAACAATCATCATATCAAATTATAGAATTTGATACTTTAATTCAAAATTTTCAAATACCTTCAGAAGAAAAAATAATAAATTTAAATGAATATTATAATTACTATAAAAATTTGAATACAAAAAAATTAATTAAAAAAATTAACTTTTTAAAAAAAAAAAAAAATTCTTTTTTTGAAAAAAAATATTTATTAAATCTACAATTAGAATTGCAAAAAAAATTTACATTTCCAGTAACATGCATTATGATGTTTCTTATTGGAGCTCCATTAGGTGCTATTATTAGAAAAGGAGGTATAGGTTATCCAACCATTGTAGCACTAGCTATATTTATAATTTATTATATTTTACTTACCATAACTCAAAATAAAGTAGAAAAAAATGAAATAACTCCATGGATAGGAGCGTGGATTCCTAATTTTATTTTTTTTCCAGTAAGTATATGGATGACGTATAAAACTGTAATGGATGATTTTTATATAAAAATTTAA
- the carA gene encoding glutamine-hydrolyzing carbamoyl-phosphate synthase small subunit: MENNKIKKKGILILEDGTKYEAYHFGATVSSSGEVVFNTAMTGYTESITDPSYKGQILTYTYPIIGNYGLPSFSCKESIHEFYESDRIQVSGIIISYYSKHPYHWNMSLSLSDWLCKSGVPGLYGIDTRFIAKKLRKNGGSMLGKILIENEDLPFYDPNQDNLSEQVSIHKKIIYGNGKYKIILVDFGLKNNILRCLLRRNCTIVRVPWDYDFTKEEYDGVVLSNGPGNPKIYKKPIHYIRLAMENKKPIFGICLGNQLLGIAAGGDTFKLKYAHRGHNQPVVLLKTGKSFITSQNHGYGLDARNLSKEWKMFFRNLNDNTCEGIIHDYKPFFSVQFHPEASSGPTDTEFLFDIFINIVKGNKNN; the protein is encoded by the coding sequence ATGGAAAATAATAAAATAAAAAAAAAGGGAATCCTTATATTGGAAGATGGAACAAAATATGAAGCTTATCATTTTGGAGCTACAGTATCTTCTTCTGGAGAAGTGGTGTTTAATACAGCTATGACAGGTTATACAGAAAGTATAACGGACCCCTCTTACAAAGGTCAAATTTTGACTTATACTTATCCTATAATAGGAAATTATGGTCTTCCGTCTTTTTCTTGCAAAGAATCTATTCATGAATTTTATGAATCAGATAGAATTCAAGTATCCGGTATTATTATTTCTTATTATTCTAAACATCCATATCATTGGAATATGAGTCTATCTTTATCTGATTGGTTATGTAAAAGTGGAGTTCCAGGATTATATGGAATAGATACTAGATTTATTGCAAAAAAACTTAGAAAAAATGGAGGATCTATGTTAGGAAAAATTTTAATAGAAAATGAAGATCTTCCTTTTTATGATCCTAACCAAGATAATCTTTCTGAACAAGTTTCTATTCATAAAAAAATAATATATGGTAATGGAAAATATAAAATAATACTTGTAGATTTTGGTTTAAAAAATAACATTTTACGTTGTCTTTTACGAAGAAATTGTACTATTGTAAGAGTTCCATGGGATTATGATTTTACTAAAGAAGAATATGATGGAGTGGTTCTTTCAAATGGACCTGGAAATCCTAAAATTTATAAAAAACCTATACATTATATTCGCTTAGCTATGGAAAATAAAAAACCTATATTTGGAATATGTTTAGGAAATCAACTTTTGGGTATTGCTGCAGGAGGAGATACTTTTAAATTAAAATATGCTCATAGAGGTCATAATCAACCAGTTGTTTTATTAAAAACAGGAAAAAGTTTTATTACATCACAAAACCATGGATATGGATTAGACGCTAGAAATTTATCTAAAGAATGGAAAATGTTTTTTAGAAATTTAAATGATAATACTTGTGAAGGTATTATTCATGATTATAAACCTTTTTTTTCAGTACAATTTCATCCAGAAGCTTCAAGCGGTCCTACAGATACAGAATTTTTATTCGATATTTTTATCAATATTGTTAAAGGCAATAAAAATAATTAA
- the carB gene encoding carbamoyl-phosphate synthase (glutamine-hydrolyzing) large subunit, producing MKIDKVLILGSGALKIGEAGEFDYSGTQALKALKEEGIYTILINPNIATVQTSKGIADKVYFLPLTLFFIKNVIDKEKPKGIILSFGGQTALNCGIQLFKKGIIDKYKIKVLGTPIESIINSEDRSLFRNKLNDINIKTAKSFVSNSMEEAVLCSSKIGFPIIIRSAYTLGGLGSGVAKNINDLKKIVNKAFSYSSQIVVEEYLKGWKEIEYEIVRDHYDNCIAVCNMENFDPIGIHTGESIVVAPSQTLTNSEYYKLRELAIRIAKNFNIIGECNVQFALSPSSEDYRVIEVNARLSRSSALASKATGYPLAFVAAKLSIGYGLHELKNSVTKNTSAFFEPALDYVVCKIPRWDLKKFYGVSNKIGSSMKSVGEVMSIGGSFEEAIQKGIRMLDIGKKGFINFEKKHLSNKLLKESLKNPTDQRIFFLEKALEEGFSIKEIHNFTKIDPWFLHQLNNIYQTKKKIEHFDNWKNIPKELLIKAKKQGFSDIQIASIFFSKKNDKYKNIFDLEKDIREYRKKINIIPFVRQIDTLASEYPAYTNYLYLTYHSIQHDIVYEKDKKSVIILGSGVYRIGSSVEFDWCCVNALNAINKESYRSIMINYNPETVSTDFDICDRLYFEELTLERVLDIIELENPKGTIVSMGGQIPNNLVLKLYKNKVKILGTSPISIDKVENRYKFSNAMDYLGIEQPRWRELSDLNAIYKFVKEVDFPILIRPSYVLSGANMNVFSNKEELQHFLNKKVSISTEYPLVITEFIKNAKEVELDAVSQNGEILYYAISEHVEFAGVHSGDATLVYPPHNLYLSTLKKIICISKKISKYFNISGPFNIQFLLKKNKIKVIECNLRASRSFPFVSKISHFNMIELATQVILGKKKNKIEPNFFVTNFLGVKASQFSFSRLQNADPILGVDMTSTGEVGCLGNTFEEALLKSMLSVGYTIPKKNILISGGPIGSKLDLLEEIKILHKKGYIIFATEGTNKFLYKNGIPSTRVYWPNVKKYSNVIELIKNKKLDLIINIPKNLSKSELDNDYTIRRYAVDFNIPLLTNTRLTKAFIQAFCNLSMEKLFIKAWDEYKCK from the coding sequence ATGAAAATAGATAAAGTACTTATACTGGGATCAGGTGCATTAAAAATAGGAGAAGCTGGTGAATTTGATTATTCTGGAACGCAAGCATTAAAAGCTCTTAAAGAAGAGGGTATTTATACTATATTGATTAATCCAAATATTGCCACTGTTCAAACTTCTAAAGGAATTGCTGATAAAGTTTATTTTCTTCCTTTAACTTTATTTTTTATTAAAAATGTTATAGATAAAGAAAAACCAAAAGGAATTATACTATCTTTTGGTGGACAAACGGCATTAAATTGTGGAATTCAACTTTTTAAAAAAGGAATTATAGATAAATATAAAATTAAAGTTTTAGGAACCCCTATTGAATCTATTATTAATAGTGAAGATAGAAGCTTATTTAGAAATAAATTAAATGATATAAACATAAAAACGGCAAAAAGTTTTGTGTCTAATTCTATGGAAGAGGCAGTTTTATGTTCTTCTAAAATAGGTTTTCCTATTATTATTAGATCTGCTTATACACTTGGAGGATTAGGAAGTGGAGTAGCTAAAAATATTAATGATTTAAAAAAAATAGTCAATAAAGCTTTTTCTTATTCTTCTCAAATAGTTGTAGAAGAATATTTAAAAGGATGGAAAGAGATTGAATATGAAATAGTTAGAGATCATTATGATAATTGTATTGCTGTATGTAATATGGAAAATTTTGATCCTATAGGAATTCATACAGGAGAAAGTATTGTGGTAGCTCCATCGCAAACTTTGACTAATTCGGAATATTATAAATTAAGAGAATTAGCTATACGTATAGCAAAAAACTTTAATATAATTGGAGAATGTAATGTTCAATTTGCCTTAAGTCCTAGTTCAGAAGATTATCGTGTAATTGAAGTTAATGCTCGTCTTTCTCGTTCTAGTGCTCTTGCTTCCAAAGCAACTGGTTATCCTTTAGCTTTTGTGGCAGCTAAATTATCTATAGGATATGGATTACATGAATTAAAGAATTCAGTTACTAAAAATACTTCTGCTTTTTTTGAACCTGCTTTAGATTATGTAGTATGTAAAATACCTAGATGGGATTTAAAAAAATTTTATGGAGTATCCAATAAAATTGGAAGTAGTATGAAAAGTGTAGGAGAAGTAATGTCTATTGGGGGTTCTTTTGAAGAAGCTATACAAAAAGGGATTCGTATGTTAGATATAGGAAAAAAAGGATTTATAAATTTTGAAAAAAAACATTTATCCAATAAACTACTAAAAGAATCTCTAAAAAATCCTACAGATCAAAGAATTTTCTTTTTAGAAAAAGCTTTAGAAGAAGGATTTTCCATTAAAGAAATACACAATTTTACAAAAATAGATCCATGGTTTTTACATCAACTTAATAATATTTATCAAACTAAAAAAAAGATAGAACATTTTGATAATTGGAAAAATATTCCTAAAGAATTATTAATAAAAGCTAAAAAGCAAGGTTTTTCAGATATACAAATAGCTAGTATTTTTTTTTCAAAAAAAAATGATAAATATAAAAATATTTTTGATTTAGAAAAAGATATAAGAGAATATAGAAAAAAAATTAACATAATTCCATTTGTTAGACAAATTGATACTTTAGCTTCTGAATATCCTGCATATACAAATTATTTATATTTGACTTATCATTCTATTCAACATGATATTGTTTATGAAAAAGATAAAAAATCTGTAATAATATTAGGATCAGGAGTTTACAGAATAGGAAGTAGTGTTGAATTTGATTGGTGTTGTGTTAATGCATTAAATGCTATTAATAAAGAATCTTATAGATCAATAATGATTAATTATAATCCGGAAACTGTGAGTACTGATTTTGATATATGTGATAGATTATATTTTGAAGAACTTACTTTAGAACGTGTATTAGACATTATTGAACTAGAAAATCCAAAAGGTACAATTGTATCTATGGGAGGTCAGATACCTAATAATTTAGTTTTAAAACTTTATAAAAATAAGGTAAAAATTCTAGGAACGTCTCCTATTTCTATAGATAAAGTAGAAAATAGATACAAATTTTCTAATGCTATGGATTATTTAGGAATTGAACAACCTAGATGGAGAGAGTTATCTGATTTAAATGCTATTTATAAATTTGTAAAAGAAGTAGATTTTCCTATATTAATTAGACCTTCTTATGTTCTTTCAGGAGCGAATATGAATGTTTTCTCTAATAAAGAAGAATTACAACATTTTCTTAATAAAAAAGTATCTATTTCTACTGAATATCCATTAGTTATAACAGAATTTATAAAAAACGCAAAAGAAGTTGAATTAGATGCTGTTTCTCAAAATGGAGAAATATTGTATTATGCTATATCTGAACACGTAGAATTTGCAGGAGTACATTCAGGAGACGCAACATTAGTATATCCTCCACATAATCTTTATTTATCTACATTAAAAAAAATAATTTGTATATCTAAAAAAATTTCTAAATATTTCAATATATCTGGTCCTTTTAATATTCAATTTTTATTGAAAAAAAATAAAATAAAAGTAATTGAATGCAATTTAAGAGCTTCTAGAAGCTTTCCTTTTGTATCGAAAATTTCTCATTTTAATATGATTGAATTAGCTACTCAAGTTATTCTTGGTAAAAAGAAAAATAAAATAGAACCTAATTTTTTTGTAACAAATTTCTTAGGAGTAAAAGCTTCTCAATTTTCTTTTTCTCGTTTACAAAATGCAGATCCCATTTTAGGAGTAGATATGACTTCTACAGGAGAAGTGGGATGTTTAGGAAATACTTTTGAAGAAGCACTTTTAAAATCTATGCTTTCTGTTGGTTATACCATTCCAAAAAAAAATATATTGATATCTGGAGGTCCTATTGGATCTAAATTAGATCTTTTAGAAGAGATAAAAATTTTACATAAAAAAGGATATATCATATTTGCTACGGAAGGCACTAATAAATTTTTATATAAAAATGGAATTCCATCCACAAGAGTTTATTGGCCTAATGTGAAGAAATATTCAAATGTTATTGAATTAATTAAGAATAAAAAATTAGATCTTATTATTAATATTCCAAAAAATCTAAGTAAATCTGAATTGGATAATGATTATACTATAAGACGTTATGCTGTTGATTTTAATATACCTTTGCTTACTAATACACGTTTAACAAAAGCTTTTATACAAGCATTTTGTAATTTATCTATGGAAAAATTATTTATAAAAGCTTGGGATGAATATAAATGTAAATGA
- the argB gene encoding acetylglutamate kinase, which yields MKIHIVKIGGHLINEQRLLNNSLESFCKLKGYKILIHGGGKKADVILNKMGVPQKIIQGRRITDKKTLDIVVMTYAGIINKNIVSLLQSYHCNAIGLCGADGNCIKSYLRKKENIDYGYVGDLNTENSVNTHFIKLMLKNNIIPVLCSITHNGTGNLLNTNADTIAAYIAISLAKDCEIELHFYFEKKGVLRDIQDSESYLREINFDLFQKMKKNNIIKNGMIPKLENAFFALKNGVTKVSIGRPNYDNTILCL from the coding sequence ATGAAAATACATATAGTAAAAATTGGAGGACATTTAATTAATGAACAAAGATTACTTAATAATTCTTTGGAATCTTTTTGTAAATTAAAAGGATACAAGATTTTGATTCATGGAGGAGGAAAAAAAGCAGATGTTATTTTAAATAAAATGGGAGTCCCTCAAAAAATTATACAAGGTAGAAGAATAACAGATAAAAAAACTCTGGATATAGTTGTTATGACTTATGCAGGGATAATTAATAAAAATATTGTGTCTTTATTACAATCTTATCATTGTAATGCTATAGGTTTGTGTGGAGCAGATGGTAATTGCATTAAATCATATTTACGTAAAAAAGAAAATATTGATTATGGATATGTTGGAGATCTAAATACAGAAAATAGTGTTAATACACATTTCATAAAACTTATGTTGAAAAATAATATAATACCTGTATTATGTTCTATTACTCATAATGGAACAGGAAATCTTCTAAATACAAACGCAGATACAATAGCCGCTTATATTGCTATATCCTTAGCAAAGGATTGTGAAATAGAATTACATTTCTATTTTGAAAAAAAGGGAGTATTGCGAGATATACAAGATTCGGAATCTTATTTAAGAGAAATAAATTTTGATTTATTTCAGAAAATGAAAAAAAATAATATTATTAAAAATGGTATGATACCTAAATTGGAAAATGCTTTTTTTGCATTAAAAAATGGAGTAACTAAAGTTAGTATAGGGAGACCTAATTATGATAATACTATTTTATGTCTGTAG
- the ribB gene encoding 3,4-dihydroxy-2-butanone-4-phosphate synthase yields MIFDSTNQNLDDIEDAIQDIQNGKIIIVVDDKNRENEGDFMVSAEKITPKIVNFLITHGRGLVCVSLTEEKCDQLKLKMMVKNNTDPIRTAFTVSVDLIGYGVSTGISVSDRSKTIFALVNEFKPEAFNKPGHIFPLRARKGGVLERPGHTEAAIDITKMAGCIPGGVIVEILNKNGSMARTPQLIHIAKKFHIKIISIEDLIKYKIKHKKINKK; encoded by the coding sequence ATGATTTTTGATTCTACTAATCAAAACTTAGATGATATTGAAGATGCTATACAGGACATACAAAATGGAAAAATTATTATCGTTGTTGATGATAAAAATAGAGAAAATGAAGGAGATTTTATGGTATCTGCTGAAAAAATTACTCCTAAAATTGTAAATTTTCTAATAACTCATGGAAGGGGATTAGTTTGTGTTTCCTTAACAGAAGAAAAATGTGATCAACTAAAACTTAAAATGATGGTAAAAAATAATACAGATCCTATAAGAACTGCTTTTACAGTATCCGTAGATTTAATAGGATATGGAGTTAGTACAGGTATTTCTGTTTCAGACAGATCAAAAACTATTTTTGCACTAGTAAATGAATTTAAACCTGAAGCATTTAATAAACCAGGACATATATTTCCTCTACGCGCAAGAAAAGGAGGAGTCTTAGAAAGACCTGGACATACAGAAGCGGCTATAGATATAACTAAAATGGCAGGATGTATCCCTGGAGGGGTTATAGTGGAAATACTTAATAAAAATGGATCTATGGCACGTACACCACAATTAATTCATATTGCTAAAAAATTTCATATCAAAATCATATCTATAGAAGATTTAATAAAATATAAAATTAAACATAAAAAAATTAATAAAAAATAG
- the trxA gene encoding thioredoxin: MLQEINDDNFEKLLSESNKPILLDFWAPWCAPCRALSVLLEEIFTEYKTKVLVMKLNVDNNPKASSKYGIRSIPTMIFFKNGEKKDMHIGIASKEDIRKKLDALII, encoded by the coding sequence ATGTTACAAGAAATAAATGATGATAACTTTGAAAAGTTATTATCTGAATCTAATAAACCTATTTTATTGGATTTTTGGGCTCCATGGTGTGCTCCATGTAGAGCTTTATCAGTTTTATTAGAAGAAATATTTACTGAATATAAAACTAAAGTATTAGTAATGAAGTTAAATGTAGATAATAATCCAAAAGCTTCTTCAAAATATGGTATACGAAGTATTCCAACTATGATTTTTTTTAAAAATGGAGAAAAAAAGGATATGCATATAGGAATTGCTTCTAAAGAGGACATTAGAAAAAAATTAGATGCTTTAATAATATAA
- a CDS encoding Rossmann-fold NAD(P)-binding domain-containing protein, producing the protein MKKFFSVEDVPNIFDLVKEAIFLKKNPYGIQHIGKNKTIGLVFFNPSLRTRISCQKAAFNLGCNIWVLNINNDTWKIEMNDGNVMKTTQEHLKEAISVMSMYCDILAVRTFPNLIDKDYDYKEVLFKKILNYSKIPVINMESATLHPLQSLADVMTIAEYTSFFKKKCKVVLSWAPHIKPLPHSVANSFSQWISKIEQIDFIITCPKEYHLHKKFYNGIYINNQNKAFINADFIYAKNWSSYLDYGKVLCHDYDWMITKKKMKLTNQAKFMHCLPVRRNIVVEDAVLDSKNSIVLQQAENRIYASQIIFKKIIQSLL; encoded by the coding sequence ATGAAAAAATTTTTTAGTGTAGAAGATGTTCCAAACATATTTGATCTTGTTAAAGAAGCCATTTTTTTGAAAAAAAATCCATATGGAATACAACATATTGGAAAGAATAAAACAATAGGATTAGTTTTTTTTAATCCTAGTTTGCGTACTAGAATCAGTTGTCAAAAAGCAGCTTTTAATTTAGGATGTAATATTTGGGTATTAAACATTAATAATGATACTTGGAAAATTGAAATGAATGATGGTAATGTTATGAAAACAACACAAGAACATCTTAAAGAAGCTATTTCTGTAATGAGTATGTATTGTGATATTCTTGCAGTAAGAACTTTTCCTAATCTTATAGATAAAGATTATGATTATAAGGAAGTTCTTTTTAAGAAAATATTGAATTATTCTAAAATTCCTGTAATAAATATGGAAAGTGCTACTTTGCATCCTTTGCAATCTTTAGCAGACGTTATGACTATTGCAGAATATACTTCATTTTTTAAAAAAAAATGTAAAGTAGTGTTAAGTTGGGCCCCACATATAAAACCATTACCTCATTCTGTAGCAAATTCTTTTTCTCAGTGGATATCTAAGATAGAGCAAATAGATTTCATTATTACGTGTCCAAAAGAATATCATCTTCATAAAAAATTTTATAACGGAATTTATATAAATAATCAAAATAAAGCATTTATAAATGCAGATTTTATTTATGCCAAAAATTGGAGCAGTTATTTAGATTACGGTAAAGTACTTTGTCATGATTATGATTGGATGATTACAAAAAAAAAAATGAAGCTAACTAATCAGGCTAAATTTATGCACTGTTTACCTGTAAGGAGAAATATAGTAGTGGAAGATGCAGTTTTAGATAGCAAAAATTCCATTGTATTACAACAAGCAGAAAATAGAATTTATGCTTCTCAAATAATTTTTAAAAAAATTATACAATCTTTATTATGA
- a CDS encoding aspartate aminotransferase family protein, with protein MKLFDVYPILNDIELNKSKESYVFDTKGNKYLDFYGGHAVISIGHSHPYYIKAITEQIHKISYYSNSVFISQKNKLASLLGSISGYKNYSLFICNSGTESNENALKIASFYTGKKKVIAFKGSFHGRTSGSLSVTDNYKLLSPFNSQHETVFIDYKNIDFLEKELKKKDICALITEGIQGLSGIIDPGLNFFCKVYELCKKYDIIFIVDEVQSGYGRTGTFFSHQLYPIQPDLITVAKGMGNGFPIGGVIIHPKFKPYYGMLGTTFGGNHLACTAGIAVLEIIKKENLMENAKKMGKILLQKLSLIPEIKEIRGRGLMLGLEFNFPIQYLKNILVYREKVFVGNSNNPYVLRLLPSLNININHIKLFLEKLKNALSYLKNGK; from the coding sequence ATGAAATTATTTGACGTTTATCCTATTTTAAATGATATAGAATTAAATAAAAGTAAAGAGTCATATGTATTTGATACAAAAGGTAATAAATATTTAGATTTTTATGGAGGGCATGCAGTTATATCTATAGGGCACTCTCATCCATATTATATTAAAGCTATAACAGAACAAATTCATAAAATATCTTATTATTCAAATAGTGTTTTTATTTCTCAAAAAAATAAACTAGCTAGTCTACTTGGTAGTATTTCTGGATATAAAAACTATTCTTTATTTATTTGTAATTCTGGTACAGAATCTAATGAAAATGCATTGAAAATTGCTTCTTTTTATACTGGAAAAAAAAAGGTTATTGCATTTAAGGGATCTTTTCATGGAAGAACAAGTGGAAGTTTATCGGTTACAGATAATTATAAATTATTATCTCCTTTTAATTCTCAACATGAAACGGTATTTATAGATTATAAAAATATTGATTTTTTAGAAAAAGAATTAAAAAAAAAAGATATTTGTGCTTTAATTACTGAAGGAATACAAGGTCTATCTGGAATTATAGATCCAGGTTTAAATTTTTTTTGTAAAGTTTATGAACTTTGTAAAAAATATGATATAATATTTATTGTTGATGAGGTTCAAAGTGGATATGGAAGAACAGGTACTTTTTTTTCTCACCAATTATATCCTATACAACCAGATTTAATTACTGTAGCTAAAGGTATGGGTAATGGATTTCCCATAGGAGGGGTTATAATACATCCTAAATTTAAACCATATTATGGTATGTTGGGAACTACTTTTGGTGGTAATCATTTAGCTTGTACAGCTGGTATTGCTGTATTGGAAATTATTAAAAAAGAGAATTTAATGGAAAATGCAAAAAAAATGGGTAAAATACTTTTACAAAAATTGAGTTTAATTCCTGAAATAAAAGAAATAAGAGGAAGAGGCCTTATGTTAGGTTTAGAATTTAATTTTCCTATTCAATATTTAAAAAATATTTTAGTTTATAGAGAAAAAGTATTTGTAGGAAATTCTAACAATCCATATGTTTTACGATTGCTCCCTTCATTGAACATTAACATTAATCACATAAAATTATTCCTGGAAAAATTAAAGAATGCTTTATCGTATCTTAAAAATGGAAAATAA
- a CDS encoding M20 family metallo-hydrolase, which produces MSVVNLQVLKKEAIQLLIQIINIPSISKQENKVSFLIEDYLHKYGFYVKRKFNNIWTENTNYSEKKNTKTILLNSHYDTVKPGKNWITNPFTAIKKEGKLIGLGSNDAGASVVSLISSFIYLSSLSKLSYRLILSITAEEEISGSLGVITVLPELGRIDLGIVGEPTKMQVAIAEKGLIVLDCIAEGKTGHSARYNIGINAIYIATRDIEYLKNFYFERKSKLLGFTTLNVTQIQGGIQHNVIPDFCSFVIDIRTNELYKNEELIEMIQTKIQSKMKPRSYHLNSSFIDPTHPIVLKAKFIGINTYGSPTLSDQSIMPFPTIKMGVGDSLRSHTPNEYVFISEIMEGIDIYICLLKDFNF; this is translated from the coding sequence ATGTCTGTAGTAAATTTACAAGTATTAAAAAAAGAGGCTATACAACTTCTTATACAAATAATAAATATTCCCTCTATATCCAAACAAGAAAATAAAGTTTCTTTTTTAATAGAAGATTATCTTCATAAATATGGATTTTATGTTAAAAGAAAATTTAACAATATATGGACAGAAAATACTAATTATTCTGAAAAAAAAAATACAAAAACTATATTATTAAATTCTCATTATGATACAGTAAAACCAGGTAAAAATTGGATAACTAATCCTTTTACTGCTATAAAAAAAGAAGGTAAATTAATAGGATTAGGAAGTAATGATGCAGGCGCTTCTGTTGTTTCATTAATATCCTCTTTTATATATTTAAGTAGTTTATCTAAACTATCTTATAGATTAATACTTTCTATTACTGCAGAAGAAGAAATATCTGGTTCTTTAGGTGTAATAACTGTTTTACCTGAATTAGGACGTATAGATTTAGGAATTGTAGGAGAACCAACAAAAATGCAGGTAGCTATTGCTGAAAAAGGATTAATTGTATTAGATTGTATAGCTGAAGGTAAAACAGGACATTCTGCAAGATATAATATAGGAATTAATGCTATTTATATAGCTACAAGAGATATAGAATATTTAAAAAATTTTTATTTTGAAAGAAAATCAAAATTATTAGGTTTTACTACTTTAAATGTAACTCAAATACAAGGCGGTATACAACATAATGTTATTCCTGATTTTTGTTCCTTTGTTATAGATATTAGAACTAATGAATTATATAAAAATGAAGAATTGATTGAAATGATACAAACTAAAATTCAATCTAAAATGAAGCCACGTTCTTATCATTTAAATTCATCTTTTATTGATCCTACGCATCCTATTGTTTTAAAAGCTAAATTTATAGGTATAAATACTTATGGATCTCCTACACTTTCAGACCAAAGTATTATGCCTTTTCCTACTATTAAAATGGGAGTAGGTGATAGTTTACGTTCTCATACTCCTAATGAATACGTTTTTATTTCAGAAATAATGGAAGGAATAGATATATATATCTGCTTATTAAAAGATTTTAACTTTTGA